Proteins encoded by one window of Branchiostoma floridae strain S238N-H82 chromosome 6, Bfl_VNyyK, whole genome shotgun sequence:
- the LOC118417737 gene encoding zinc finger and BTB domain-containing protein 17-like isoform X1, translated as MISVFHPTGWSSAEHWAAMMSGWRDSARESALFHPHTVLRQLNAFRHHNLHCDVTINVAGTRFRCHRAVLAANSVFFHHLLLPGDSSVLPSNREQCYHLEWMGAPTFSALLQYMYTSQLFLSDERTARELLHGARRVGLLALGDLVADYLLDTDTGEDRAEPSDGEEGGDPPSGNVVGEGGDLPSGDDVGEGGAPVEVTEKEDPTFKLEILEPVDTQHQEPAEPGYNWGSEDALPQEPADKQPQGPADLGCKLNTVPQEPAEPGYNIGSVNVQPQEPADKQPQEPADQGYNIGTVNVQPQEPASPGCMLDNVPQEPASKAVTEVPSEVPSEAAEAVEETDQMDQVMTCLQNLSQMFSTNGRQELDLVTANSSDHIRHDSSCVLQSAPCRPPAVGQGQQRPGNAKEQRLGNSDDLNEERLGNSDDLNEERLGNSDDFNEERLGNSDDSKEQRLGNSDDSEEQRLGNSDDPEGQRLEKFEEPIRKRGRMEEEWSHCQEVWSARKRPQRRHVCHQTQNRKENMKSLPLKVPRQCPDCRQTSHRWKDWSRHCHRHQIRKGHIDRRIYRHLVQKYRVPFRCTKCES; from the exons ATGATCTCTGTTTTCCACCCTACAGGCTGGAGTTCTGCCGAGCACTG GGCGGCGATGATGTCTGGTTGGCGGGATTCGGCGCGGGAATCTGCGCTGTTCCACCCGCACACCGTTCTACGGCAGCTCAACGCCTTCCGCCACCACAACCTGCACTGTGAT GTCACCATCAACGTGGCAGGAACTAGGTTCAG ATGCCATCGCGCCGTTCTGGCCGCCAACAGCGTGTTCTTCCACCACCTGTTGTTGCCCGGCGACAGCAGcgtgttgcctagcaacagggAGCAGTGCTACCACCTGGAGTGGATGGGGGCCCCCACCTTCTCCGCCCttctgcagtacatgtacacctcCCAGCTGTTCCTGTCTGACGAGCGCACAGCGCGGGAACTGCTGCACGGGGCGCGCCGCGTCGGCCTGCTGGCGCTCGGGGACCTCGTGGCGGACTACCTGCTCGACACCGACACCGGCGAGGACCGGGCCGAACCAAGCGATGGAGAGGAGGGGGGAGATCCTCCCTCCGGTAACgttgtgggggaggggggcgaccttcCCTCTGGTGATgatgtgggggaggggggcgcaccTGTAGAGGTGACGGAGAAGGAAGATCCAACATTCAAGCTGGAGATTCTGGAGCCTGTGGACACACAGCACCAGGAGCCTGCAGAACCAGGCTATAACTGGGGATCTGAGGATGCCCTTCCTCAGGAGCCTGCAGACAAACAGCCTCAGGGGCCTGCAGACCTAGGCTGCAAATTGAACACTGTTCCTCAGGAGCCTGCAGAACCAGGATATAACATTGGGTCAGTAAATGTGCAGCCTCAGGAGCCTGCAGACAAACAGCCTCAGGAGCCTGCAGACCAAGGCTATAACATTGGGACAGTAAATGTGCAGCCTCAGGAGCCTGCAAGCCCAGGCTGTATGCTGGACAATGTTCCTCAGGAGCCTGCATCAAAGGCTGTAACAGAGGTTCCATCAGAGGTTCCATCGGAAGCTGCAGAAGCAGTGGAGGAGACTGATCAAATGGACCAGGTCATGACCTGTCTGCAGAACCTGTCCCAAATGTTCTCCACCAATGGCAGGCAGGAGCTCGATCTGGTGACAGCAAACAGCAGTGACCATATAAGGCATGACAGCAGCTGTGTGCTCCAATCAGCACCCTGCAGGCCTCCTGCGGTCGGTCAGGGGCAGCAAAGACCAGGGAACGCTAAAGAGCAAAGGTTAGGGAACTCTGATGACCTTAATGAGGAAAGGTTAGGGAACTCTGATGACCTTAATGAGGAAAGGTTAGGGAACTCTGATGACTTTAATGAGGAAAGGTTAGGGAACTCTGATGACTCTAAAGAGCAAAGGTTAGGGAACTCTGATGACTCTGAAGAGCAAAGGTTAGGGAACTCTGATGACCCTGAAGGGCAAAGGTTGGAGAAGTTTGAAGAGCCAATCAGAAAGAGAGGCAGGATGGAGGAGGAGTGGTCTCATTGTCAGGAAGTCTGGAGCGCCAGGAAACGGCCACAGAGACGTCATGTCTGCCATCAGACTCAGAACCGGAAGGAAAATATGAAAAGCCTCCCACTGAAGGTTCCCAGGCAGTGTCCCGACTGTCGGCAGACGTCTCACCGCTGGAAAGACTGGTCCAGACACTGCCACAGACACCAGATCCGTAAAGGCCACATAGACAGACGTATATACAGGCATTTAGTCCAGAAATATAGAGTTCCCTTCAGATGTACCAAGTGTGAAAGTTAG
- the LOC118417737 gene encoding zinc finger and BTB domain-containing protein 17-like isoform X2 has protein sequence MHDRPEVYQRARARAAMMSGWRDSARESALFHPHTVLRQLNAFRHHNLHCDVTINVAGTRFRCHRAVLAANSVFFHHLLLPGDSSVLPSNREQCYHLEWMGAPTFSALLQYMYTSQLFLSDERTARELLHGARRVGLLALGDLVADYLLDTDTGEDRAEPSDGEEGGDPPSGNVVGEGGDLPSGDDVGEGGAPVEVTEKEDPTFKLEILEPVDTQHQEPAEPGYNWGSEDALPQEPADKQPQGPADLGCKLNTVPQEPAEPGYNIGSVNVQPQEPADKQPQEPADQGYNIGTVNVQPQEPASPGCMLDNVPQEPASKAVTEVPSEVPSEAAEAVEETDQMDQVMTCLQNLSQMFSTNGRQELDLVTANSSDHIRHDSSCVLQSAPCRPPAVGQGQQRPGNAKEQRLGNSDDLNEERLGNSDDLNEERLGNSDDFNEERLGNSDDSKEQRLGNSDDSEEQRLGNSDDPEGQRLEKFEEPIRKRGRMEEEWSHCQEVWSARKRPQRRHVCHQTQNRKENMKSLPLKVPRQCPDCRQTSHRWKDWSRHCHRHQIRKGHIDRRIYRHLVQKYRVPFRCTKCES, from the exons ATGCATGATAGACCAGAGGTGTACCAACGAGCTCGGGCCAG GGCGGCGATGATGTCTGGTTGGCGGGATTCGGCGCGGGAATCTGCGCTGTTCCACCCGCACACCGTTCTACGGCAGCTCAACGCCTTCCGCCACCACAACCTGCACTGTGAT GTCACCATCAACGTGGCAGGAACTAGGTTCAG ATGCCATCGCGCCGTTCTGGCCGCCAACAGCGTGTTCTTCCACCACCTGTTGTTGCCCGGCGACAGCAGcgtgttgcctagcaacagggAGCAGTGCTACCACCTGGAGTGGATGGGGGCCCCCACCTTCTCCGCCCttctgcagtacatgtacacctcCCAGCTGTTCCTGTCTGACGAGCGCACAGCGCGGGAACTGCTGCACGGGGCGCGCCGCGTCGGCCTGCTGGCGCTCGGGGACCTCGTGGCGGACTACCTGCTCGACACCGACACCGGCGAGGACCGGGCCGAACCAAGCGATGGAGAGGAGGGGGGAGATCCTCCCTCCGGTAACgttgtgggggaggggggcgaccttcCCTCTGGTGATgatgtgggggaggggggcgcaccTGTAGAGGTGACGGAGAAGGAAGATCCAACATTCAAGCTGGAGATTCTGGAGCCTGTGGACACACAGCACCAGGAGCCTGCAGAACCAGGCTATAACTGGGGATCTGAGGATGCCCTTCCTCAGGAGCCTGCAGACAAACAGCCTCAGGGGCCTGCAGACCTAGGCTGCAAATTGAACACTGTTCCTCAGGAGCCTGCAGAACCAGGATATAACATTGGGTCAGTAAATGTGCAGCCTCAGGAGCCTGCAGACAAACAGCCTCAGGAGCCTGCAGACCAAGGCTATAACATTGGGACAGTAAATGTGCAGCCTCAGGAGCCTGCAAGCCCAGGCTGTATGCTGGACAATGTTCCTCAGGAGCCTGCATCAAAGGCTGTAACAGAGGTTCCATCAGAGGTTCCATCGGAAGCTGCAGAAGCAGTGGAGGAGACTGATCAAATGGACCAGGTCATGACCTGTCTGCAGAACCTGTCCCAAATGTTCTCCACCAATGGCAGGCAGGAGCTCGATCTGGTGACAGCAAACAGCAGTGACCATATAAGGCATGACAGCAGCTGTGTGCTCCAATCAGCACCCTGCAGGCCTCCTGCGGTCGGTCAGGGGCAGCAAAGACCAGGGAACGCTAAAGAGCAAAGGTTAGGGAACTCTGATGACCTTAATGAGGAAAGGTTAGGGAACTCTGATGACCTTAATGAGGAAAGGTTAGGGAACTCTGATGACTTTAATGAGGAAAGGTTAGGGAACTCTGATGACTCTAAAGAGCAAAGGTTAGGGAACTCTGATGACTCTGAAGAGCAAAGGTTAGGGAACTCTGATGACCCTGAAGGGCAAAGGTTGGAGAAGTTTGAAGAGCCAATCAGAAAGAGAGGCAGGATGGAGGAGGAGTGGTCTCATTGTCAGGAAGTCTGGAGCGCCAGGAAACGGCCACAGAGACGTCATGTCTGCCATCAGACTCAGAACCGGAAGGAAAATATGAAAAGCCTCCCACTGAAGGTTCCCAGGCAGTGTCCCGACTGTCGGCAGACGTCTCACCGCTGGAAAGACTGGTCCAGACACTGCCACAGACACCAGATCCGTAAAGGCCACATAGACAGACGTATATACAGGCATTTAGTCCAGAAATATAGAGTTCCCTTCAGATGTACCAAGTGTGAAAGTTAG
- the LOC118417737 gene encoding zinc finger and BTB domain-containing protein 17-like isoform X3 — MMSGWRDSARESALFHPHTVLRQLNAFRHHNLHCDVTINVAGTRFRCHRAVLAANSVFFHHLLLPGDSSVLPSNREQCYHLEWMGAPTFSALLQYMYTSQLFLSDERTARELLHGARRVGLLALGDLVADYLLDTDTGEDRAEPSDGEEGGDPPSGNVVGEGGDLPSGDDVGEGGAPVEVTEKEDPTFKLEILEPVDTQHQEPAEPGYNWGSEDALPQEPADKQPQGPADLGCKLNTVPQEPAEPGYNIGSVNVQPQEPADKQPQEPADQGYNIGTVNVQPQEPASPGCMLDNVPQEPASKAVTEVPSEVPSEAAEAVEETDQMDQVMTCLQNLSQMFSTNGRQELDLVTANSSDHIRHDSSCVLQSAPCRPPAVGQGQQRPGNAKEQRLGNSDDLNEERLGNSDDLNEERLGNSDDFNEERLGNSDDSKEQRLGNSDDSEEQRLGNSDDPEGQRLEKFEEPIRKRGRMEEEWSHCQEVWSARKRPQRRHVCHQTQNRKENMKSLPLKVPRQCPDCRQTSHRWKDWSRHCHRHQIRKGHIDRRIYRHLVQKYRVPFRCTKCES, encoded by the exons ATGATGTCTGGTTGGCGGGATTCGGCGCGGGAATCTGCGCTGTTCCACCCGCACACCGTTCTACGGCAGCTCAACGCCTTCCGCCACCACAACCTGCACTGTGAT GTCACCATCAACGTGGCAGGAACTAGGTTCAG ATGCCATCGCGCCGTTCTGGCCGCCAACAGCGTGTTCTTCCACCACCTGTTGTTGCCCGGCGACAGCAGcgtgttgcctagcaacagggAGCAGTGCTACCACCTGGAGTGGATGGGGGCCCCCACCTTCTCCGCCCttctgcagtacatgtacacctcCCAGCTGTTCCTGTCTGACGAGCGCACAGCGCGGGAACTGCTGCACGGGGCGCGCCGCGTCGGCCTGCTGGCGCTCGGGGACCTCGTGGCGGACTACCTGCTCGACACCGACACCGGCGAGGACCGGGCCGAACCAAGCGATGGAGAGGAGGGGGGAGATCCTCCCTCCGGTAACgttgtgggggaggggggcgaccttcCCTCTGGTGATgatgtgggggaggggggcgcaccTGTAGAGGTGACGGAGAAGGAAGATCCAACATTCAAGCTGGAGATTCTGGAGCCTGTGGACACACAGCACCAGGAGCCTGCAGAACCAGGCTATAACTGGGGATCTGAGGATGCCCTTCCTCAGGAGCCTGCAGACAAACAGCCTCAGGGGCCTGCAGACCTAGGCTGCAAATTGAACACTGTTCCTCAGGAGCCTGCAGAACCAGGATATAACATTGGGTCAGTAAATGTGCAGCCTCAGGAGCCTGCAGACAAACAGCCTCAGGAGCCTGCAGACCAAGGCTATAACATTGGGACAGTAAATGTGCAGCCTCAGGAGCCTGCAAGCCCAGGCTGTATGCTGGACAATGTTCCTCAGGAGCCTGCATCAAAGGCTGTAACAGAGGTTCCATCAGAGGTTCCATCGGAAGCTGCAGAAGCAGTGGAGGAGACTGATCAAATGGACCAGGTCATGACCTGTCTGCAGAACCTGTCCCAAATGTTCTCCACCAATGGCAGGCAGGAGCTCGATCTGGTGACAGCAAACAGCAGTGACCATATAAGGCATGACAGCAGCTGTGTGCTCCAATCAGCACCCTGCAGGCCTCCTGCGGTCGGTCAGGGGCAGCAAAGACCAGGGAACGCTAAAGAGCAAAGGTTAGGGAACTCTGATGACCTTAATGAGGAAAGGTTAGGGAACTCTGATGACCTTAATGAGGAAAGGTTAGGGAACTCTGATGACTTTAATGAGGAAAGGTTAGGGAACTCTGATGACTCTAAAGAGCAAAGGTTAGGGAACTCTGATGACTCTGAAGAGCAAAGGTTAGGGAACTCTGATGACCCTGAAGGGCAAAGGTTGGAGAAGTTTGAAGAGCCAATCAGAAAGAGAGGCAGGATGGAGGAGGAGTGGTCTCATTGTCAGGAAGTCTGGAGCGCCAGGAAACGGCCACAGAGACGTCATGTCTGCCATCAGACTCAGAACCGGAAGGAAAATATGAAAAGCCTCCCACTGAAGGTTCCCAGGCAGTGTCCCGACTGTCGGCAGACGTCTCACCGCTGGAAAGACTGGTCCAGACACTGCCACAGACACCAGATCCGTAAAGGCCACATAGACAGACGTATATACAGGCATTTAGTCCAGAAATATAGAGTTCCCTTCAGATGTACCAAGTGTGAAAGTTAG
- the LOC118417737 gene encoding zinc finger and BTB domain-containing protein 17-like isoform X4, whose amino-acid sequence MMSGWRDSARESALFHPHTVLRQLNAFRHHNLHCDVTINVAGTRFRCHRAVLAANSVFFHHLLLPGDSSVLPSNREQCYHLEWMGAPTFSALLQYMYTSQLFLSDERTARELLHGARRVGLLALGDLVADYLLDTDTGEDRAEPSDGEEGGDPPSGNVVGEGGDLPSGDDVGEGGAPVEVTEKEDPTFKLEILEPVDTQHQEPAEPGYNWGSEDALPQEPADKQPQGPADLGCKLNTVPQEPAEPGYNIGSVNVQPQEPADKQPQEPADQGYNIGTVNVQPQEPASPGCMLDNVPQEPASKAVTEVPSEVPSEAAEAVEETDQMDQVMTCLQNLSQMFSTNGRQELDLVTANSSDHIRHDSSCVLQSAPCRPPAVGQGQQRPGNAKEQRLGNSDDLNEERLGNSDDLNEERLGNSDDFNEERLGNSDDSKEQRLGNSDDSEEQRLGNSDDPEGQRLEKFEEPIRKRGRMEEEWSHCQEVWSARKRPQRRHVCHQTQNRKENMKSLPLKVPRQCPDCRQTSHRWKDWSRHCHRHQIRKGHIDRRIYRHLVQKYRVPFRCTKCES is encoded by the exons ATGATGTCTGGTTGGCGGGATTCGGCGCGGGAATCTGCGCTGTTCCACCCGCACACCGTTCTACGGCAGCTCAACGCCTTCCGCCACCACAACCTGCACTGTGATGTGACCATTAATGTGGCTGGCACCAGGTTCAG ATGCCATCGCGCCGTTCTGGCCGCCAACAGCGTGTTCTTCCACCACCTGTTGTTGCCCGGCGACAGCAGcgtgttgcctagcaacagggAGCAGTGCTACCACCTGGAGTGGATGGGGGCCCCCACCTTCTCCGCCCttctgcagtacatgtacacctcCCAGCTGTTCCTGTCTGACGAGCGCACAGCGCGGGAACTGCTGCACGGGGCGCGCCGCGTCGGCCTGCTGGCGCTCGGGGACCTCGTGGCGGACTACCTGCTCGACACCGACACCGGCGAGGACCGGGCCGAACCAAGCGATGGAGAGGAGGGGGGAGATCCTCCCTCCGGTAACgttgtgggggaggggggcgaccttcCCTCTGGTGATgatgtgggggaggggggcgcaccTGTAGAGGTGACGGAGAAGGAAGATCCAACATTCAAGCTGGAGATTCTGGAGCCTGTGGACACACAGCACCAGGAGCCTGCAGAACCAGGCTATAACTGGGGATCTGAGGATGCCCTTCCTCAGGAGCCTGCAGACAAACAGCCTCAGGGGCCTGCAGACCTAGGCTGCAAATTGAACACTGTTCCTCAGGAGCCTGCAGAACCAGGATATAACATTGGGTCAGTAAATGTGCAGCCTCAGGAGCCTGCAGACAAACAGCCTCAGGAGCCTGCAGACCAAGGCTATAACATTGGGACAGTAAATGTGCAGCCTCAGGAGCCTGCAAGCCCAGGCTGTATGCTGGACAATGTTCCTCAGGAGCCTGCATCAAAGGCTGTAACAGAGGTTCCATCAGAGGTTCCATCGGAAGCTGCAGAAGCAGTGGAGGAGACTGATCAAATGGACCAGGTCATGACCTGTCTGCAGAACCTGTCCCAAATGTTCTCCACCAATGGCAGGCAGGAGCTCGATCTGGTGACAGCAAACAGCAGTGACCATATAAGGCATGACAGCAGCTGTGTGCTCCAATCAGCACCCTGCAGGCCTCCTGCGGTCGGTCAGGGGCAGCAAAGACCAGGGAACGCTAAAGAGCAAAGGTTAGGGAACTCTGATGACCTTAATGAGGAAAGGTTAGGGAACTCTGATGACCTTAATGAGGAAAGGTTAGGGAACTCTGATGACTTTAATGAGGAAAGGTTAGGGAACTCTGATGACTCTAAAGAGCAAAGGTTAGGGAACTCTGATGACTCTGAAGAGCAAAGGTTAGGGAACTCTGATGACCCTGAAGGGCAAAGGTTGGAGAAGTTTGAAGAGCCAATCAGAAAGAGAGGCAGGATGGAGGAGGAGTGGTCTCATTGTCAGGAAGTCTGGAGCGCCAGGAAACGGCCACAGAGACGTCATGTCTGCCATCAGACTCAGAACCGGAAGGAAAATATGAAAAGCCTCCCACTGAAGGTTCCCAGGCAGTGTCCCGACTGTCGGCAGACGTCTCACCGCTGGAAAGACTGGTCCAGACACTGCCACAGACACCAGATCCGTAAAGGCCACATAGACAGACGTATATACAGGCATTTAGTCCAGAAATATAGAGTTCCCTTCAGATGTACCAAGTGTGAAAGTTAG
- the LOC118417738 gene encoding splicing factor 3B subunit 5: MADRYNIHSQLEHLQSKYVGTGHSDTTKWEWLTNQHRDSNACYMGHFDMLNYFAIAENETKARVKFNLMERMLQPCGPPPEKPDF; encoded by the exons ATGGCGGACCGCTACAACATCCACAGTCAGCTGGAGCATCTACAGTCCAAGTACGTGGGCACGGGGCACTCCGACACCACCAAGTGGGAATGGCTGACCAACCAG CACCGTGACAGTAACGCCTGCTACATGGGTCACTTCGACATGCTGAACTACTTTGCCATCGCGGAGAACGAGACCAAGGCCAGGGTCAAGTTCAACCTCATGGAGCGGATGCTGCAGCCGTGCGGGCCGCCGCCCGAGAAGCCGGATTTctga
- the LOC118417061 gene encoding N-acetylgalactosamine-6-sulfatase-like gives MGWGDVCIYLLYLLLQMGWGDLGILGQPEKETPNLDKMAAEGMLLLDFYTANPLCSPSRAALLTGRLPIRNGFYTTNDHARNGYTPQEIVGGIPDSEVLVSELLSQAGYRNKIIGKWHLGHRPQYLPLRHGFHEWFGAPNCHFGPYDNKATPNIPVYNGSEMVGRYYEDFAISRASGESNLTQLYVSEALDFIDRQAAAGRPFFLYWAPDATHGPLYASRGFLGTSRRGLYGDVVRELDDGVGRILARLRARGLDTNTLVFFTSDNGAAMVSRTQGGSNGPFLCGKQTTFEGGMREPAIAWWPSRIQPGQISHQLSTVMDLFTTALELAGAVPPSDRVYDGTSLLPTLLNGTEVDRPVFYYRGDELMAVRYGLYKAHFWTWTNGQDERSKGIDFCRGEDIPGVTTMQQVNYTDSPLLFHLGRDPGERYSIKPKSSEYKQAMRKLEEVVASHRAGLLPGEPQFNMCDSAVMNWAPPGCEKLGRCLKGPESKPYKCPWPH, from the exons ATGGGGTGGGGGGACGTTTGTATTTATCTCCTGTATTTGCTGTTGCAGATGGGGTGGGGGGACCTGGGAATCCTGGGCCAGCCTGAGAAGGAGACGCCGAACCtggacaagatggcggcagaaGGAATGCTGCTGCTGGACTTCTACACGGCAAACCCGCTCTGCTCACCTT CTCGAGCGGCGCTGCTGACGGGAAGGCTCCCCATCAGGAACGGGTTCTACACCACCAACGACCACGCCAGGAACG GCTACACCCCCCAGGAGATAGTGGGCGGGATCCCTGACTCTGAGGTCCTGGTGTCGGAGCTGCTGTCTCAGGCTGGCTACAGGAACAAGATCATCGGCAAATG GCACCTCGGGCACCGTCCGCAGTACCTGCCCCTCAGGCACGGCTTCCACGAGTGGTTCGGGGCCCCCAACTGTCACTTCGGTCCCTATGACAACAAGGCCACGCCCAACATACCCGTGTACAACGGGTCAGAAATGGTGGGGAG GTATTATGAAGACTTTGCGATCAGCCGAGCCAGCGGGGAGTCGAACCTGACGCAGCTGTACGTTTCCGAAGCGCTGGACTTCATCGACCGCCAGGCTGCGGCGGGGCGGCCGTTCTTCCTGTACTGGGCGCCGGACGCCACACATGGGCCGCTGTACGCCTCACGGGGTTTCCTGGGCACCAGCCGCAGGGGCCT CTACGGTGATGTGGTGAGAGAACTGGATGACGGAGTCGGGCGGATCCTGGCGAGGCTGCGAGCCCGCGGGCTGGACACGAACACACTCGTCTTTTTCACCTCGGACAACGGAGCGGCCATGGTGTCCAGAACTCAAG GAGGCAGTAACGGCCCGTTCCTGTGCGGGAAGCAGACGACGTTTGAAGGAGGGATGCGTGAGCCGGCCATCGCCTGGTGGCCATCCAGGATACAGCCTGGACAG atcaGCCACCAGCTGAGCACAGTCATGGACCTGTTCACCACAGCCCTGGAGCTGGCAGGGGCTGTCCCCCCCTCCGACAGGGTGTACGATGGAACGTCCCTCCTCCCCACCCTCCTCAATGGCACAGAGGTCGACAG GCCGGTGTTCTATTACCGTGGCGACGAGCTGATGGCTGTGAGGTACGGGCTGTACAAGGCCCACTTCTGGACATGGACCAACGGGCAGGACGAGCGCTCCAAG GGGATCGACTTCTGCCGCGGGGAGGACATTCCAGGGGTGACGACGATGCAGCAGGTCAACTACACGGACAGCCCTCTGCTGTTCCACCTGGGGCGCGACCCCGGGGAGAGGTACAGCATCAA ACCGAAGTCCTCGGAGTACAAGCAGGCCATGAGGAAGCTGGAGGAGGTGGTGGCCAGCCATCGGGCGGGGCTGTTGCCGGGGGAACCACAGTTCAACATGTGCGACTCTGCTGTCATG AACTGGGCACCGCCGGGGTGTGAGAAGCTGGGCAGATGTCTGAAGGGACCGGAGTCCAAACCGTACAAGTGTCCCTGGCCTCACTGA